From the genome of Haemophilus parainfluenzae, one region includes:
- a CDS encoding amino acid ABC transporter permease, with amino-acid sequence MTLLNNWLASLPFMTTERADYVISSFWPMMEGAILYTIPLAVISFFCGLFIAVIVAVICTLPHPNLMTKILQGICRIYISIIRGTPMLVQIFIIFYGLPEVGIKLEPFPTAIIAFSINIGAYAAETVRASILAIPKGQWEASYAIGMNYTQAFVRTIMPQALRISVPSLSNTFISTVKDTSLASLVWIAELFRVAQNITAENYEFILIYSEAALIYWVFCFVLSMGQTRLEKRLSRHL; translated from the coding sequence ATGACATTACTCAATAATTGGTTAGCCAGCCTTCCATTTATGACCACAGAACGAGCTGATTATGTAATCAGCTCGTTTTGGCCTATGATGGAAGGGGCAATTTTATATACGATTCCCCTTGCGGTCATTTCCTTCTTTTGTGGTTTATTCATTGCGGTTATCGTCGCTGTGATTTGCACGTTGCCACATCCCAATTTAATGACCAAAATTCTGCAGGGCATTTGTCGCATTTATATTTCCATTATTCGCGGCACGCCAATGTTGGTGCAGATCTTCATTATTTTCTACGGTTTACCTGAAGTCGGTATCAAACTTGAACCTTTTCCAACCGCAATTATTGCGTTCTCCATTAATATTGGTGCTTATGCCGCTGAAACCGTGAGAGCCTCTATTCTTGCGATTCCTAAAGGTCAATGGGAAGCCTCTTATGCGATAGGCATGAATTACACACAAGCTTTCGTGCGCACCATTATGCCGCAAGCTTTACGCATTTCCGTCCCTTCGCTATCAAATACATTTATTAGTACAGTGAAAGATACGTCTCTGGCGTCACTTGTTTGGATCGCTGAGTTATTCCGTGTAGCGCAAAACATCACGGCTGAAAACTATGAGTTTATTTTAATTTATAGTGAAGCGGCTCTCATTTATTGGGTATTCTGTTTTGTTCTATCGATGGGACAAACCCGTTTAGAAAAACGCCTTTCTCGCCATTTATAA